The following DNA comes from Capsicum annuum cultivar UCD-10X-F1 chromosome 7, UCD10Xv1.1, whole genome shotgun sequence.
cctcCACCTTTTAGTCCCCGCGTCTCATCTAACCACTTGATCCTAAACTTTGATAGCGAATTAAGGTCATAACAAGGAGCAACAAGGCAATGCCCTAAGACCTAACTAGTAAGGGGTGTGATTTATCCTCATATCTAATCGACATTTGATGatacctatcttgtagactttgtGTGAAGAGCAACAAAATAGTTAGGTTGAGCATGAGAAATTTacagagttaagaagccagggggaacacaatacTAGTATTCGTCTTCTATTGTCTACAACTCAGAAGCACTCAAGATTCGGTTGCTACTTGTAATTGATACTAAAATCCCCacatttacttttctgtactgcttgtggattacatcaagtcaagaaactattcacgttttccctatgggatcgaccccaacctagttgggttattatatttgcaatcaacCGCAGCATACTTCTAGTTGGAGTGTAGTTTtgggcaacatcaaattttggtgccgctGTCAGGGAAGACATTTTTAGTGAATTCAATTGGTGAAGCTCATAGATTTTGTTTTCTATTCTTGATTTGGCATACACCGGTGTATTCCAAGTACTAGGAgtagaggaaatcccttactcccatttGATCCAAAGCCAGAGAGAATTCTTTAAACACTGACAAAGATGTCAGGATTAGTTCGTAACAGGGTTCAAGACCCCCCATCTATACAGAATATTGTAAACATACAGATGTAACAACTGTTAGAACGAGAAAGAAGAGAATCCAAAAAGTCTAGATTTTCTGCTGAGGCTGAATTAGCTTAGCAAGGTGGACTAGCCAAGCCTAGACAGGTAGTTTACCATTGAGTTCAGAGAGGCAGAGCTCCATTTATTCCTGCATATCAACACTTAGACCCATATAGGGAGGATAAAGAAGATATGGGTTATATTGAGCCTACTGAGACAAGGGCCATTGTTCATCATGCTTTAGCCTTCAATATGAggtttgatattactagtgctatgatctaaTTGTTGAATCTGAAGGGTGTATTTTCAGGTACAGTTAAGGATGAGGCGAACATGCACCTTGCTAATTTTTTGAGGATCTGCACATCTTACACTATTCTTGGGTGGATCAGGAAGCACTGAGATTAAGAttgttcccattttctttgaTAGGGGAAGCATCACTTTGGTTAGCATAACTTCCAAGAGAATATatcactacttggcatgagtTAAAGAAGTAGTTTCTGAGCAGATTTTTCCCTTCTACATGAATGCTACAATTGACGGATAAATGTTACAATTTCATACAGTTACCTacagaatctatgtatgaggagTAGTTTAGATTCAATAAGAAGCTGAGAATGGTACCAAATCATAGAATGAGAAGGTCTAATTTATCAAAAATCTTCTATAGGTTACTGAATGACAGTTCGAGAGCAATGGCAAATACTATTTAGGAGGAGCGTTTATGCGTATTTAGTGAGATGCAGCACAGGATATGCTAGATGATATTGCGGTGACAAATAGaggttggcatactagagattTAGAATTTGGTGGTGATAAATATGCTATTAGAGAAATAAATACTTACAGAGTAGGTCATGATATGGTAGCACAAGAGGTTGCACAGCTTCATACAGATATTGGGTTGCTTACAAAATAATTTGCGACAATGAGTGTTAATAAAGTGAATGCAGTTGCAGCACAAAGGTCTACTTCTAAACCATTCAATattgaatctgaagaagagacaaagtatcttgatcatagaTTGACGGATTTTTGAGCCCAAatgcaagggaatcaaggtcgaagCTATTATAATAACAAATACATAGACAGGAGTAGAAAGAGAGATAATGATTAGTGGCGTaaagatgactataaggagaagagtgacaagTATATTCCACTAGGTAGTCTTGATGGCGATTCAAGAATGGAGGAAATTTTGTCTAAGCTAGTCAAAGGGGAAAAAAGTCAAGAGAGCTTCTTGAAAGATATTAAAGAAGATTTGTCAGGTTTGAACCAGAAGGTTGAGTCACATGTTACAGcaatcaagcagttggagcaataATTTTGTCCAATCAATATAATTGTAAATCCAAAAAATCATATTCACTACCATGCCATTACCATTCGAAGTGGTAAAGTCACTACAGATCCACTTATACCCACTATTGATGAGCAAAAGAATAATGAGGAGCTTGTTGATGTAGAGAGAAATAGCAAGTAGGATATAGGAGATGAGAAGGTTATAGATCCTATGTTGAAGCCTCTTCCAAAACCTCTTCCTCCTTATCCGCAAAGGCTAAAAATGAGACAAAAAGATAGTAAGTATCAGAAGTTCTTATCTATGCTAAAAGCACGGTCAGTCAACATACCTCTTGTAAAGGCATTGGAGAAAATGCCCggatatgcaaaatttatgaaggtTCTAATCACCAAGAATATAGCAGTCAGTTATGAGCCAGTTGATAATGTCCATCATTATAGTGTTGTAGCTACTAAATCATTCATGGAGAAGAAGGGGGATCCTGGTGCTTTCACTATACCTTACACCATTGTATCTTTCAACTTTGCTTGTGGTTTATGTGATTTGGATTCTAGTATCAACCTTATGCCCTTTGAAGTATTTAAAAAGTTGGGGTTGGGAGCTTCAAAATCTGCCTCTATGAGACTAGTGATGACAGATAGGATGGTGAAAAAACAAGTGGGTAttagatatgatgtattagtgaaggtaaCTTCTTTCATCTTTCCTGCTAATTTTGTGATCTTAGATTGTGAAGTGTATTTCCAAGTCCCAATTATATTAGGAAGACCATTTTGGGCTATAGGCATGACATTGATTGATTTGGAGCTAGGGCATCTAATGCTGAGATTGAATGATGAGCAGGTGATATTCAATGTATGTAAATCCATAAGGTAGCTTGATAAGTTGAGATTGATATTTGTGATTGATATGTATGATGAGGAGGAAGATTCAATTCTTAATGTTGATGCAGTTACTCTTTGGGATGATAGTTCTGATATGATTATTCTTATTAATGAGAGATTAGGCGTTGAAGCACTTGTAGCCGTGATCATAAACTTTAATGTTGATGGTATGGAAGAGTATGAGGAGATAGTGGGTGCACTACATGGGAATGCTTATTATgattatgcaccaaagaagcaTGATTTAGATTTAAAGAATAGAAATACTCCACCTGCTCATCCATCCATTAAGGATCCACCTATATTAGAAATAAAGTCCCTCCCCTCTCACTTGCGATATACTGTTTTGGGGGCCAACAACACTTTGTCAGTTATTATTGCAGCTAATCTGAGACAGTCAGAAGTAGAACCATTATTTTCAGTATTGTAGAGAtttaagagggccattgcatGGTCCATTGTAGATATTATGGGTATTCCGCCTGGTTTGTGTACTCACAAAATACAACTTAAATAGGATTGTGTTCCATCTATTGAACATCAGTGTTGACTTAATCTTCCTAAGCAGGAGGTAGTgaagagagaaaataatcaagtggttggatgttGGTGTAGTATATTCCATTGTTGATAGCAAGTGGGTTAGTCCAGTATAATGCatcccaaagaaaggcaaaattaCTATTGTGTCTAACAAGAAGAATGAGCTAGTACCTATGAGGCCAGTTACTTGATGAAGAGTGCGTATGGATTGcagaaaattgaatgcatggactcagaagTATCATTTTCCTATGCCCTTCATAGATAAGATATTAGACAAGTTAGTAggcagaggatggtactattttttttatGGGTACTTAGGTTATAATCAGATCACTATTGCACCTGAGGACCAAGAGAAGACGACTTTTATATGTTCTTATGGACCTTTTGCATTCAAACGTATGCCATTATTGCTATGCAATGCTCCAAccatatttcagagatgtatgatgtcaattttctctgatatggttgaagacaccatCAAAGTTTCATGGATGGTTTTTTAattgttggtgattcttttgaagaTTGCCTAAAGCACTTGGcaaattctctaaaaaaaaagtgaagaatgcaacttggtacttaattgggagaagtgccattttttgatcaaagaaagaattattcttgggcacaagatttcaaaGAGGGGCATAGATGTTGATCAcgcaaagattgaggtgattgagaaattaccctacccaatTTTTGTGAAGGAAATTCTAAGATTCTTAGGACATGCAGGCTTTTATAGGcaatttatcaaggatttctcaaagattgctaatcctctttgcaagcttcttcagaaagaggtaaaatttaattttgatgatgcatgtaagaaggattttgaaagcctaaaagagaagttggtgacCACTTCAATTATTGTGTCTCTTGATTCGTCTTTACCCTTTGATactatgtgtgatgctagtggattGGCCTTAGGGGTTGTACTAGGTCAACAGAAataaaagatccttcatcccatctactatgctagtaaggcactaaatcctgctcaaaagaactataccatgatggagcaagagttattggcagtggtttttgcctttaaaaaggttagatcttacttgattgggacaaaggtaaTTGTGCACATTAATCATGCATCATTGAGGTACCTAACGGCTAACAAAGATGCAATGCCTAGTCTTATTAGGTAGGTGCTTTtattgcaagaatttgactttgaggtaaaggaCAAAAAAGGCACAGAAAATCAAGTTGCTAATCACTTTTCTAGACTGGAGGAG
Coding sequences within:
- the LOC124885784 gene encoding uncharacterized protein LOC124885784; translated protein: MRQKDSKYQKFLSMLKARSVNIPLVKALEKMPGYAKFMKVLITKNIAVSYEPVDNVHHYSVVATKSFMEKKGDPGAFTIPYTIVSFNFACGLCDLDSSINLMPFEVFKKLGLGASKSASMRLVMTDRMVKKQVGIRYDVLVKLDKLRLIFVIDMYDEEEDSILNVDAVTLWDDSSDMIILINERLGVEALVAVIINFNVDGMEEYEEIVGALHGNAYYDYAPKKHDLDLKNRNTPPAHPSIKDPPILEIKSLPSHLRYTVLGANNTLSVIIAANLRQSEVEPLFSVL